The DNA region TCCGGCCACTCTAAATGGGCTACGACGAAGCACAAGAAGGCCGTGATCGACGCCAAGCGCGGCAAGCTCTTCGCGAAGATGATCAAGAATATCGAGGTCGCGGCCCGTACCGGCGGTGCCGACCCGGCCGGTAACCCGACGCTCTTCGACGCCATCCAGAAGGCCAAGAAGAGTTCGGTCCCGAACAAGAACATCGACTCCGCGGTCAAGCGCGGCGCCGGTCTCGAGGCCGGTGGCGCCGACTACGAGACGATCATGTACGAGGGCTACGGCCCGAACGGTGTCGCGGTGCTCATCGAGTGCCTCACCGACAACCGCAACCGCGCCGCCTCGGACGTACGCGTCGCCATGACCCGCAACGGCGGCAACATGGCCGACCCGGGCTCCGTCTCGTACCTCTTCAACCGCAAGGGTGTCGTCATCGTCCCCAAGGGCGAGCTCGGCGAGGACGACGTCCTGGGTGCCGTGCTCGACGCGGGCGCCGAGGAGGTCAACGACCTGGGCGAGTCCTTCGAGGTCATCTCCGAGGCCACCGACCTGGTCGCGGTGCGCACCGCCCTCCAGGACGCCGGGATCGACTACGACTCCGCCGACGCCAACTTCGTCCCGACCATGCAGGTCGAGCTGGACGAGGAGGGCGCCAGGAAGATCTTCAAGCTCATCGACGCCCTTGAGGACAGCGACGACGTGCAGAACGTCTTCGCCAACTTCGACGTGAGCGACGAGGTCATGGAGAAGGTGGACGCGTAGCGCCGCCGCGAGCCGCACCTGCTCAACGGGCCGACGGGACACACCCGTCGGCCCGTCGCTTTGCCGGGCGTCGATGGCGGTCGATGTCGGTGGCACCCGATAGCCTGCACGAACTGGGGGCACCTCCCAGCGGTGGCTGGGGGAGATCGAAGGAGGGGGCGGGTGCGGGTACTGGGCGTTGACCCCGGACTGACCCGGTGCGGTGTCGGTGTGGTCGAAGGTGTCGCGGGCCGGCCCCTGACCATGCACGGCGTCGGTGTCGTACGGACGCCCGCCGACGCGGAGTTGGGGCAGCGCCTCGTCGCCATCGAGCAGGGCATCGAACAGTGGCTCGACGAGTACCGGCCCGAATTCGTCGCGGTGGAGCGGGTGTTCAGCCAGCACAACGTCCGTACGGTGATGGGCACGGCCCAGGCCAGCGCGGTCGCCATGCTGTGCGCAGCCCGGCGCGGGATTCCCGTGGCCCTGCACACGCCCAGCGAGGTCAAGGCCGCGGTCACCGGAAACGGCCGCGCCGACAAGGCCCAGGTCGGTGCCATGGTCACCCGGCTGCTCCGGCTGGACGCACCCCCGAAGCCCGCCGACGCGGCCGACGCCCTCGCCCTCGCGATCTGTCACATCTGGCGTGCGCCCGCCCAGAACCGCCTGCAGCAGGCCGTCGCGCAGAACCGGCTCCAGCAGGCCGCCGCCCTGCACGCGTCGAAAGCCGCATCGCAGAACGCGCCGAACCACGTACAGAACCACGCACCGAAAGGCCGTACCGCATGATCGCCTTCGTCAGCGGCCCCGTCGCCGCCCTCGCGCCCGACTCCGCGGTGGTCGAGGTGGGCGGCATCGGCATCGCGGTCCAGTGCACGCCGAACACGCTCTCCGGACTCCGCATGGGCCGGCCGGCCAAGCTCGCCACCTCCCTCGTCGTACGGGAGGACTCGCTGACGCTGTACGGCTTCGCGGACGACGACGAGCGGCAGACCTTCGAGCTGCTGCAGACCGCGAGCGGTGTCGGGCCGCGCCTGGCCCAGGCCATGCTCGCGGTGCACAGCCCCGACGCCCTGCGCCGCGCGGTGTCCACCGGCGACGAGAAGGCCCTCGTCGCGGTGCCCGGCATCGGCAAGAAGGGTGCCCAGAAGCTCCTCCTGGAGTACAAGGACCGCCTCGGCGAACCCGTCGGACCCGGCGGCCGGGCCATCGGCACACCCGTCACGGCCGGCTGGCGCGAGCAGCTGCACGCCGCGCTGATCGGCCTCGGGTACGCGACCCGCGAGGCCGACGAGGCGGTCTCCGCGGTGGCGCCGCAGGCCGAGGCGGCCGGGACGCCGCAGATCGGCCAGCTGTTGAAGGCCGCCCTGCAGACGCTCAACAGAGCGCGTTGAGCTGCGCAGGAGGTGCGGGAGTGAAACTGCGGGTCCGTTGTGGCTGGTCGCGCAGTTGCCCGCGCCCCTGTGGGGCGCGGCACCGCCTGCCCCATGCCCGTACGACCCGGACCCACTACCTCGCGAGGCACAGCACATGAACTGGGACGACACGGCCGACGACGACACCGCCGAGCGGCTCGTCGGTGCGTCCGCCGACCATGAGGAGCAGGCCGTCGAGGCCGCCCTGCGCCCCAAGGACCTCGACGAGTTCATCGGCCAGGAGAAGGTCCGCGAGCAGCTCGACCTCGTCCTGCGAGCCGCACGCGCGCGTGGCGCCACCGCCGACCACGTCCTCCTCTCCGGAGCCCCCGGCCTCGGCAAGACCACCCTCTCGATGATCATCGCCGCCGAGATGGAAGCCCCCATCCGCATCACCAGCGGCCCCGCCATCCAGCACGCGGGCGACCTCGCCGCGATCCTCTCCTCCCTCCAGGAGGGCGAGGTCCTCTTCCTCGACGAGATCCACCGCATGTCGCGGCCCGCCGAGGAGATGCTCTACATGGCGATGGAGGACTTCCGCGTCGACGTCATCGTCGGCAAGGGGCCGGGCGCCACCGCCATCCCGCTCGAACTGCCGCCCTTCACACTCGTCGGCGCCACCACGCGCGCGGGCCTGCTGCCGCCCCCGCTGCGGGACCGCTTCGGCTTCACCGCCCACATGGAGTTCTACGAGCCCGCCGAGCTGGAGCGCGTCATCCACCGCTCGGCGAACCTGCTGGATGTCGAGATCGACACCGCGGGCGCCGCCGAGATCGCGGGCCGCTCACGCGGCACACCCCGTATCGCCAACCGGCTCCTGCGCCGCGTCCGCGACTACGCCCAGGTCAAGGCCGACGGCTACGTCACGCAAGAGATCGCCGGCGCCGCCCTCGCCGTGTACGAAGTGGACAGCCGAGGCCTCGACCGCCTGGACCGCGGTGTCCTCGAAGCCCTGATCAAGCTCTTCGGCGGCGGCCCGGTCGGTCTGTCCACGCTCGCCGTCGCCGTGGGGGAGGAGCGCGAGACCGTGGAGGAGGTCGCCGAGCCCTTCCTCGTCCGTGAGGGACTCCTGGCCCGTACACCCCGCGGACGGGTGGCGACACCGGCGGCGTGGGCCCATTTCGGCCTCACCCCGCCCCGGCCGTCAACCGGTGGAAACGGACAACAGGACCTGTTCGGGGCGTGACGGCGAGGGGGCTCGCGGGGTCAGGAACCCCGGTGCCATGCTGAGCGTTGTTCCTTGACGGC from Streptomyces sp. NBC_00258 includes:
- a CDS encoding YebC/PmpR family DNA-binding transcriptional regulator; protein product: MSGHSKWATTKHKKAVIDAKRGKLFAKMIKNIEVAARTGGADPAGNPTLFDAIQKAKKSSVPNKNIDSAVKRGAGLEAGGADYETIMYEGYGPNGVAVLIECLTDNRNRAASDVRVAMTRNGGNMADPGSVSYLFNRKGVVIVPKGELGEDDVLGAVLDAGAEEVNDLGESFEVISEATDLVAVRTALQDAGIDYDSADANFVPTMQVELDEEGARKIFKLIDALEDSDDVQNVFANFDVSDEVMEKVDA
- the ruvC gene encoding crossover junction endodeoxyribonuclease RuvC → MRVLGVDPGLTRCGVGVVEGVAGRPLTMHGVGVVRTPADAELGQRLVAIEQGIEQWLDEYRPEFVAVERVFSQHNVRTVMGTAQASAVAMLCAARRGIPVALHTPSEVKAAVTGNGRADKAQVGAMVTRLLRLDAPPKPADAADALALAICHIWRAPAQNRLQQAVAQNRLQQAAALHASKAASQNAPNHVQNHAPKGRTA
- the ruvA gene encoding Holliday junction branch migration protein RuvA gives rise to the protein MIAFVSGPVAALAPDSAVVEVGGIGIAVQCTPNTLSGLRMGRPAKLATSLVVREDSLTLYGFADDDERQTFELLQTASGVGPRLAQAMLAVHSPDALRRAVSTGDEKALVAVPGIGKKGAQKLLLEYKDRLGEPVGPGGRAIGTPVTAGWREQLHAALIGLGYATREADEAVSAVAPQAEAAGTPQIGQLLKAALQTLNRAR
- the ruvB gene encoding Holliday junction branch migration DNA helicase RuvB translates to MNWDDTADDDTAERLVGASADHEEQAVEAALRPKDLDEFIGQEKVREQLDLVLRAARARGATADHVLLSGAPGLGKTTLSMIIAAEMEAPIRITSGPAIQHAGDLAAILSSLQEGEVLFLDEIHRMSRPAEEMLYMAMEDFRVDVIVGKGPGATAIPLELPPFTLVGATTRAGLLPPPLRDRFGFTAHMEFYEPAELERVIHRSANLLDVEIDTAGAAEIAGRSRGTPRIANRLLRRVRDYAQVKADGYVTQEIAGAALAVYEVDSRGLDRLDRGVLEALIKLFGGGPVGLSTLAVAVGEERETVEEVAEPFLVREGLLARTPRGRVATPAAWAHFGLTPPRPSTGGNGQQDLFGA